The sequence GTAGGTCGCATGATTCCTGAAGTAATTCAGGAACGAGATGGATGACCATCATCCAGCCGGCATGCCGGCTGGACACAGAACTCGGCTTATGACCTGCTTTAGTGTGATTAAAAGGCAATTTTGGATCTTCAGGAGAGGACGCTATGGAGGACCATAAATTAAAAGTCTTTTGTGCTGTCGCAGAGACAAAGAGCTTCTCGAAGGCATCAGAAATCATCCACCTGACACAGCCTGCAGTTAGCCTGCAGATTCAGGCACTTGAAGAGACATACGGGACAAAACTCTTTGACCGTTCTAACAACACAATAACACTCACACCTTCAGGACAGATTCTTTACAGACATGCAAAAGAAATCCTTTCACGCTATAATTCTGTGGAAAAAGAGATCAGCGAATTAACTGGACTTGTTAAAGGACATCTCACCATAGGGGCAAGCTCTACTATAGGTAATTATCTACTTCCATGTGTGATTGTAGCATTTAGAAAAAAGTATCCAGAGATAAAACTGAGCCTTTTAGTAGGAAACACCAGAGCGATAATTGAACGCCTGAATGCAGGGGCTATAGACATAGCTCTTGTTGAGGGTTATGTCCAGAAACAGAAGCTAGTAGTAGAAAAGCTCATATCTGACGAGCTGGTTCTGATAATCCCACCAGAGCATCCATGGGAAAAGAGAGACTCTATCTCTATCTCAGAATTAGAGAAAGAGCCATTTATTATCCGAGAGGAGGGCTCCGGCACAAGACAGGTGATAGAGAAGTATCTGTTAAAACAGAACATAACCTTGCAGAGATTGAAGATATCACTTATTCTCGGGAGTACAGAGGC comes from Nitrospirota bacterium and encodes:
- a CDS encoding selenium metabolism-associated LysR family transcriptional regulator, producing the protein MEDHKLKVFCAVAETKSFSKASEIIHLTQPAVSLQIQALEETYGTKLFDRSNNTITLTPSGQILYRHAKEILSRYNSVEKEISELTGLVKGHLTIGASSTIGNYLLPCVIVAFRKKYPEIKLSLLVGNTRAIIERLNAGAIDIALVEGYVQKQKLVVEKLISDELVLIIPPEHPWEKRDSISISELEKEPFIIREEGSGTRQVIEKYLLKQNITLQRLKISLILGSTEAIKTAVERGMGVAIVSAWAVRKEVIYGFLKSVPFKEIKFLRDFSLVYQKKTFVTPSFEEFIEFLKVFPLKDPLKDEISFAHTPCGQYF